The DNA window cgtgtggcccccgggccgtagtttgcccatgcctgggttaggccctgggattctggaaagcgccttgaaacaattttgattgtataagacgctgtataaataaagattgagattgaGATTGAGATTTTGATCACTTGATAAAGAAAAAGACCAATATGGGTAAGAGaacgtgtaaaaaaaaaaaatctttattttcagaAACCGTGGATAAAGAAGATTGGAGGAAGACTTGAATGTTTATTAAGGAGCAGTGAAAGACCAATACCTTGGGTCCTGTGGAATGATGTTTTGGATCAGGTCTGAAGATATTTCTGCTGTGAAGGTTGTCTGCACAAAAAATAACTGAATGTGTGAATATAAATGATGGGATGTACCATGAGAATAAGAAGAAAATGCcaacaagaaaaaacaagaacagaaTTACAATTAAATAAGATTGAATCCTCATTGTCTTCTGTAACATTTGTTGCTCATAAAGGTTTTATGTCTGATTTAATGGTGTCTCTTTATTGTAATCAAAACCCtgtaataaaatataaaatagaaattttatttaaaaaaatgtattgatGTTACTTGACGTTACTGACCTGATtatgaaaacagaataaaaataagGTTAATAGCTTATTTCTTTTGGTGCCTGGGGTGGTTTGGAGccacaggcagctgctggtcctggtggtgggactgatggtggggctggtggtggGACTGGTGTGGGTGctggtggagggtggggggatgggggggcagaaTATCTTGAAATAAAGAGTAGATTTTGCTTATTGTCGTGCTCAATGCAGTAAATGTGGCAGAACTGAGGGCTGTTTGTTGTGTCCTATAATGATGGTGGGAGGAGGCactgcgaacacacacacacacacacacacacacacacacacacacacacacacacacacacacacacacacacacagaaaggaagATGGAGGACCGTGTGGAAGCGGCGGAGCGGACATCCAGCCTGCTGCACCATCACTGCTGAATGAAGGTTAGTTCTCTACTGGTTCAGCGGGCTTTTGCCTCTCTGTTACCGGACGCCTGCAGCAGCGCACCGCGGTGCGTCAGCTCCGGGTGGCCGGCTGCTCGTGCTGTTAACGGGGCTGAGTAGTGACGGTTTTGTCGCCGCTCGGTTCGTTGACTGTGAGGAGTGGCTTCCCGGACAGATAACTGCGCTTTAGATTAAATACCAGCCAGGAATTCAGATGGACAGAAACGGAGCACCAGCTGCACGGTCGGAGCTGTGTGGGCTGACAACACAGAGGCCCGGTTGTTGCGGGTCCAGAGGACCGGCAGGGCTCACCATCTCTggctactgctgctgcaggatttGATTGGTTCAAACCAGGTTGTGCATGTGATGCAGACCTACACGGAGGAGTTTGCAGACTGGGTGGACTGGTGCTGCGGGTTATTGTACAGTCATCTCCATCCGGGTGGGAATTcacatttgtcctttttaaaCGTGGAGACCCGTTAAAAAGGGTGAATTTCACTCAGCACATGTATACCTGTTAAGTTCATAATAAGCTATGTGAGTGCACATCAagttatatttaaataaagacaacCTACAATAACAGAACCTGATTTTTAGGGATTCTTTTTTAATATGGAAAATAATATAAATGACTGAATGAACAGTCTGACAACTGAAATTCTAATTAAGGTTTCCCCAACTGTGACATTTTCCCAATATTATTAGAGCGCTTCCAGTTTGATGACTGGGTTATAAAACCTGCACTAAAATCCAGCACAGTGGTGGCTGACTGGATCAGATGGGGTGCTGTCCACAACTCAAAGCTACGCAGTTAACAGCAGGTTTATGGTCTCCATATACTGCTTTGCGCTGTTCTCTGATCGCTTGTTAAGCTTTAATTTGATTGTTACCACTTTGCTCTGCAAACCTGTTAGGCATATTGTTTTGTTATTGTTATAATGGGGACTAGGCAATTAATAAATGTTGGATGAATTTCCAGGAAATTCCATCATTGCTTAGTTTTACATCTGATCCTGATGTATAACAATGGAAGTGGACTGTCAGAAGCATTGTTTAGGATATGCAAACAAtaacaaaccctaaccccaagttGAAAAGTGTACCTCAGTAATAAATCTGCACCATCTTTTTGGATGAATGTACCGAGCACAGGTTTGGGGGATGAAGAGAAGCAATTTTAAGGGTGGAACCAGATGCACTTGACTTGAAAACCGTCATTGAAAGCCACCGCAAGCTAATGCTGCTACCGAATGAGACTGTAGCTTACATAATCACCATACTGCATTGTTGGTGTTTTGAGATGTATTCTGTGCAACTGTGCAGCTCAGTTGCAGCTCTGTACCATGCTGTATTCAGCCAGTTTGGTGTCACGCAGCTGACACACCCCATGGTGGAAACTATGGCAACACATGTTTGCCGTTCAAAAATGCTGCGTTGAAATGAATTCTCTGATATATTTTGTGGAAACCCAAGTGAGACTTTGTGTTATGACTGGATGTGTGTGTCAGGCACCTGCTCATCAGTGCTGaaacgtgtgtttgtgcttgtttattttctcttccaGGAGAACAGCATCAGTCTGTTACTGCCCAGTGTTTGCAATCACTGAACATATGTGTCCTTCACATTCTGTCATCAATGTTTTTGGTTTAGGATGACAGCCATGAGCCTGGTCTGAGAAAAGCCTGGTCCAGAGGGGCAGATAGCTGAGACAGACCTCAGGCTCACATATAAAATCACACAGTCCCTCTACAATGTTTAGATAAAACACTTAAGCTACTTGCATTCAATAAGCTGCTATAACTGCATATACTAATTAATCAGATGTTCTGCGGAAACAGAGAATAATTGTATTTAGTGTACTGATGTGGACAGGATGGTCAGTGTCAGTGGTCCAAATGGTCTGTGTCCCCGTCTGGACTGTGTTTGATGGATGGCAGCCGGCAGTCGAACAGAAATGAAGTCAACCGTTTTGAGCTGTAGGGGGGCAGGGtgcgtgcatgagtgtgtgcatgcgtgtgtgtgtggtcaaacCATATTTTCACTATATGAATACTGTTTTCGTATGAAGACAAATTCAAACACGcatttcatgttttcattagAATTTATTGTAGATTTTCAAATTGTTCAGACAGAAACTGAGGCACCATATGAGAATcaaaatattccaaatattGTAAGACCATTTATATTAATTCTGGTCATCTGGTCACGTGATCAGCTGATCGGCCCCCTGTATGTGCTGATTGGCTAAATTGATCCTGTCTCAGATGCTCCTTTTGTAATTATTGGCTGATTCATAGATACAAGCGTTGTCTGCTGTCCCCAGTGTCTTTTCTCCACACATTCAATCATTGTGTTCTTCCTGAAAAGGCATTGAATACTTTAACACTTTTTTGTGAGTAAGAGGAAAactgtgtcttttctctccgcTCCAGCGTTCCTgacctttcccctcctcccattAGTGTTGACAGGCCAGTCGCCCGCAGGCATCATTATACCTGAAACATCCCCCTAGTGTATCAGCTGCCGTCGCTCCGGCATTATGATGATAATGAGGGAACCTCAGGCTGAATGTTTTAGAAAGTTCGATGTCACACATTGTCACATGAGATCATGTGTGATGCAGAAgtgggatttattttttcccgGGACTTTCCTCTTGTGTGTGAAGACATATTTTAACAATCTCAGCAGAGCACTTTAAAACAATCTTTCTGTCTTCATATTCTTCATCAAATCTGACACTGCGAGCGATGTGGTTGCTGGTGTGAGCGAAACCCTAAAATGATACCGTGACATTTGGTTTTGAAAGTTCAAAAGGGACTATTTTTAATTAGCAAATGTACGTTTTAACTTTAAATGCAGTTATTACATTTTTCCTTTACTCCTGGCTGACAGTAATTATATGTGTAAATGTGGAAATCTGGCCTTTTATGATATAGAAGCCTAGTTACTGAGAGGCTTTGGTGATTTTTCTCCctggcttttgtgtgtgtgtgtgtgtgtgtgtggagggggtggtATTGTAAGTGCATTCTGCCTTTCGGAGCATCATAGAAAAAACCTCTACTGAGTCCAGACATGTTGGTGGTTTCAGGCTGATGACTCAGAGAAAAGGACACAACCGGAGAATCTGGGAAATGACTGGGAGATGCTCGGCAAAAAAGACAGTCTCATGATAATAAGCAAAGTGGGATTTTGTCCCATGATCGAGTGAAGAGAGCCAGTGAATATAGCAGATGTGATGACTGACACCAAAAAGCAGTTCTGAGTCTTGGTCTTTGTCATATCAGTAGAATCCAGTCAGCATGTGAGAGGATCAGCACCTCACCAGCACCTCAGGAAACAGAACCAAACACCCGATGATGTGCACAGCCTGTGTGAGCAATGCACAGCTGAAACCTGCATGAGAGCACGCGGAGTattcctcagctcctctcctaTTTTCAGAAACACTAATTAGACATACAGATATAATTACCCACAGTTCATTGCGTTACAGGTGTTAGATCACCATTAGCATGTAGAAAACAATAAGGCAAAAATACAACAACAGCTGGTGATAATCAAGGTGTTACATGAATGCATCATGAATAAAACCATAGTAGGCAGCAGTGAAATCtgatattattgttgttgcctTCAGTCTTGTCGATCAGCAgagctcaggctgctgctgtctcaCACCTCTGCAGACTGCAGTGACAATTATTTTGTGCACTCTTGTGTTGGGAAAGCTGCATCCAGCAGAGACAAAGCTTCTGCTGTAGGCTGACTTCCACAATGCTGCATCGGTAGTCATGATCATAAAACAGGACCTTGGACATCCTCACTGTTTTCTTTACATCTAGACAAACCTCTGCTCTGTCTTCTCAGATGACCCAGGCTGCAGTTTCTGCAGAATTCTTTGAATGTTTTTTCTCATCGATCTTGCTGCACATTAGCTTTAGTGTTAGCCTGTTTCCTGTGTGGCAGCTTGAGCTCAGCTGGCTGCTCAGTTGGGAGGATAAAACAAGTGGACACCCTGAGCTGACCTGAAAAAAGTGGTCCTTTGCCACCaacaaataatttatttttgttaaggGAGGTTCCTTCTGGAGTGTTTGAGCAATAACTGCCTTTGTCCAGAGACACCTCGCAGACTCAGGTCAAAGCAGCAGGAAACGGTAGAGGCCGAATCCATCTGCTAATATCTTTAATCATCCATGTCTTCCTGCCAATGTAAAACAACTcctcatctgtctgctgctgaggctCAGAAATAAATGATAGAGATGATTTTGTCTCTGTGATATAGACGGAGAGTTCGGATGAATCTGTGAAGTCTGCAGACTCAGCAGCAGTGTGGAGAAGCGTCAGGCTTCAGCTTCACTCTGTCCAAATGTGAAGAAATGTTCTGTTGAAATCTTGATTTCAAGCTGTCCTGGATGTTTTTTATAGAGGGGAATGTTGTGTAGAGGTTACCTGTTTGGAGTGTACAGGAAAATTGGCCTCCCTGGGGTAAATAAGTTTTTTAAACTGAATagaattgtttgtttgtgtgataATTATAATCTTTAGTATTCACTTCATTTCAATTCACCTTTCTTTAtaaagcatctgttacaatcaagattgtatTCAGGCTCTTCACAGAAACTtagagcaaacaaacaaaaagcagtGGCAGAGAAAAATGCCccttaacaggaggaaaccttgagcaggaccaggctcaccaGCCggctgctgatggacagaactagaaggggaagagggagggagagcagggggAAGGacagaacaagaagaagaatacACAGATACATCATACAAAGTGATGCAGACCTGCTGTCTGAGCTACAGGTTGACCTCAGGCCTAATGACCCCTCCAGTTTTACACCCACATCTATAGCTAATTGTACACAGTTCTCTTCCTAATGTAATCACATGGGTGATAtatgtgtttttcctctggcTACTTCCCCTCATCAGTTAAACTAATTTGTGATTATTATATAAGTGATTATTTATTAAGATTTAGATTTGTATTATTACTACATCTTGTCATGACTCTGACTTAAGTTGCGAGAGCAGAACATGATACTAATCTCCATAGAAACACATGACAGGCGGCAATTATATCAGTCCTGTCTAACATtacattattatattattatactacattatttatttcatcatattttacattagttgcaactgaaaagaaaattatAATTGCTTTAAACAGAACTGCAGAATTATTTTAAGAGTACTGTCTTACATAGGTAAAAAGAAACTAAAACGTTACACAATTACGTGCTTTTTTTACTGATCATTGCAGGCTTTCAGTCACAGCCCAACTGTTAACATGTCTGTTTTGGGAGACCAACGAATATAACGGATATTGAAGTAAGGTAAAGATGGCCGTGTTAGAGTAGGAGCATCTGAGGCAGATCGGAGGTAAATAAACTGCATTATGCAGCACTTCAGTCATCTTTGACCACCAAAAGCACTTTACATACCAAGTCTGTATTCACCTACATTCAGTCACCACTGACCGAATGGCCTGGAATAAGATGCAGCTTCAGCACCTTCTTTGTGAggtcttgctcaagggcacttccATATGTAGTACAGGAGTTGAGACTCTGTCCGCGCGTTCAGTAATATTAGTTGTATCTGATATACATACCAGTGTTTGTTGAGTCATGTGATGTCGCCTTTCCTTTTGTATGCTGTTAAAAATAAGGAACATTTTCCTCCAGGATTCATAAAGTTGCTTCAATCGTTCTGTGCTCTGACTGACGTGAGGAAATGTTTTTGGAGCGTTACATTGTGAACAGAAGTCGATCGTTCAACAGTGAAGGAAGAGATGCTGAAACTGGGACGCAACCCTCAGGTGTCTGTATTCCGTCTGTATTcagtctgtcttcctgtctgttctgCGATGATTCTTGTGTTACTTTCCCAGTTCAGCCTCCTTTAACTCAGACTGCAGAAAACATGTAAATCAAGCCGTCTGCATTTCTCTGAACCACACTTGCGGCATGTGAAGAGCCGACTTCAAAGATGCTGCAGGGATAATCACCccaatttttcattttgaatattttatggCCTCTTATTTTATTAATAAGCAATGCAACCGTGGTTGATATTTACTGAAAACAGACAATCTCGCTTTTTAAGTGTTTGCTGGTACATTTTCAGGTCAAATACAGGTTTCAGGAAGGCTCCTCGAAAATATCCTTCCGTGCCCGATGTTCAATAATGACAACAATCCCACCCCAATCAGTCAATAACTGGAGAAACACCCTCAGAGAGCCCAAACCCCTGGCAAGCAGGTCATTTACTTACATATTCTGACATATCCGTAGTACGATTTACATAATCTACACAGTATATAGTCAACAGGAATACAAGGTTACGAAATATAGCAGATTGCttgatgatcaaagccccttggatTTGTTCTTTGGgggatcaaaggtcaaaatcCCTCCGGAATTCAGAACATCACCGAACTTTAATGAGCTCTTCCCCGGcctaatttttatttaaatctatTCGTAACCTTTGTGAGTTTGCTCACAGTCGGACTGAAGTAAACAAATGCTGGCTGTCACACCACCTCCTTGGCAGAGGACGTTATCTTACACGTTCACATTTAGTCCATCCTTCAATATAAACACTTATAAACACTTCCTCAGTTTCACAACACAATGTTGATTTTAGAATCTGGTCTATCATTAGTTTGGCTTTTAAACATCATCAAAGATTGATctctggtttccatgacaaccgcTCCTGCTCCCAGAGATGGAGCGGTGGAGGGAGGTTTGCATGGTGCAGCAGTGGTGACATACTGCAGCTTTGCTGGTCAGAGTAAGGTCAGAAAATGATGTCCTGCGGCCCTTTCTGCCTCCTGAGTCTGTTTCTGAGCTGAAACAGCGACCAACACGACGCTGATGGTTAGGGGAAAATGATAAATGTTCAAACATAATCACATTTTCTCTACAGTGCAATAACAAACAGGTCTCCCACACAGGTTTCTAATCCCATCTGATGCTTTTTGTCGTGTCAAATCATGCTCATTCGTGTTTGTGGTGCTTTCCTGTGACATCATACTCGATACCAGGCTGGACAAAAAGGCAAACCAACCCCCATTTTTCAAACTTTGATGGTGTGTCTGTTTATAGTTTCCATGCACACAACATTCGTAATCTTTGTAGTTAAAAATGTTGCATATTTGGGAATATATTGTATATTAGCAATTTAACCAGAATTCCTGCATTTTGACTGTCCACAGTGAACTCGGGCACTCATTGCATATTTTTGGTCACCAGCAGGTGGAGTTAAAACATGTCACTGCAGTCCTGGCACATTAAATGAACAATTCCAGCAGTCGGAAACACGCCAGCattcatttttcctgtttttaggtTTTATGTAGGAtaaaaacattgaaataaaTGAACATGCATGCAAATACTAAAATCTGCCACAGCAGAATATCTTTAATCTCCCTTAACATATTTTTATAAGCTATTTTTTTCCAATACTGTTTTTCTTTagattcatgtttttatttgattttttcaTCTCTGTTTAGACATAGATCTCTTATGCTGAATGATAAATAGTTAAATTGGGCTGATTCTACAGTGTTCCACGAGGTTGTTCTCCTGATGGACATGATAACAGCGAATGAGTTCCTTTACAGTGTTCGGAAATTATTTATTTCTACATGTTGTTCAGCACGTGTGAAATTTGTGATTCATGGATCACTTTAAGTATTGGTCCTGCTATGTCAATTTGAGTCCATCTGGGTTGCATAATGTCAGGAAAAGGTTCTATAAGTGATAATAATGTAAAAACATTGGAATAAATCGGCAACTCCAAAtgggctgcccattaaatctgGAATAGTTTTTAACATTCtagctctcagaatgctggtctacttgtggtgcccagagtctctaggggtagaatggggggccgagcatttacctacccccccccccttcctgctgtggaaccagctcctttCGCAGGTAGAAGGTTAAAACCTTCCTCCCTAATTATCAATCAATAATttggttttaaggttttaaGTTTtaagtctcctctcctctcctctcctctcctctcctctcctctcctctcctctcctctcctctcctctcctcccctcccctcccctcctctcctctcctctcctctcactatATTAGCATGATGTATGTGTGTTCTCTtctctatctgtcctccccctgAGAGACATTTTTGGATTGTAAGAGATGCTGTCCAAATAAATatgaattggatttttttttatttgactctGGGTAAAATAAAAATTGCTGTTATTAGTAtttgatctcctcctcctccatcattttCAACAGTACTGGAATTGaaagtttttttgtgttttgttgatCAAAGGATGAATAtaagtttttttccccttttttagACTGAAACATTATTTTCTACTTCTTTGTAGCGTTGTTGTAGATTATGATGAAGATACAAATGTTTCCCCAAATGTTTACCTTATATCTGAAATATTTCTACAAACAAAACTGATTATTTGCATTTcaccaaaacaaaagaaagaaaagtgaaagCAAAGCAACCATTGAGCCTTGTGTCCTTGTCTCTAAACTAATCTGGAGGCAGATTGTTGTTCCAGATCTTGAGCAGAAGTGAATTAGGTTATTACTGAGCCATGTTTCCTTGCAGAAGCCTTTCTCTGCAGATACCTCCCAGGCATCCTGGAACATTTGCGTGTCCTGCTTTTTggataccgtaatttccggactatagagcgcacctgattataagccgcataatctaattttagaaagaaaataattttttttacttttttaccGCACTGGATTATAAGACGCAGGTATCCTACGTAGTAATAtaaaaaattagatcgaaaacattcagtaccggtatatgtttttattaccgtaagagacgagtcactggcgagtgacaaacagacaggtaagaaacaacagccactcttttcacttgtatgtttatacagagaccttattTTTATCACCTCAGGATTtttgaacttttcttttaatttaatccgtttagcaacataaacaaatatattctatttttttttctaacagtgtctgtaatgcagctaccttgaaatatacgtttgtatcagctacatacaaattacattgtttatgcttttttactcaaacaatgaacaattttaaatttaaaaacccccaatggcccacctctaaaatcttctattttcatctcggtggcgattgcttttgccttctgtctgatttgtacagcggaaataccgcggccgcctgctctctgtgtgttgacccagtcttccagaacattttcaagctcgggccacctgcgatgtttacgtctaaaagcttttatcgtctttttgctttggatcagttcttcagttCTTCaacttctcgccattgattaccgtaatgtatgccaagattatgcacggcagctcgatttccttcttcaactgcCAGAGTGATctcttttaacttaaaagtcacatcatatgcttttcttctagtattttccacgttgatgagggttagtaaaaatgccaatagttgtgatagtgcaccacgaaaaaaaaccataaataagccccaccgtagaataagccgcagtgtttgaagtgtaggaaaaaagtagcggcttatagtccggaaattacggtaataaTGGTATCTTTCTGGCAGACAGGCATATGGGTGGTTTGCTTCAGAGCTGAAGGATGATGTCAATTAGTCCTGTGACTAATTATTGTCATCAACTGTCTGATTACATCCATTTTACAGCAATACACACATGGTAGTTGTGTTATATTTTGGCGTCAATGGAAACCtcacaaaatgtcgctctttatttgtgtttcctgactttttgcttttttcccgTCTGTCCgcttccagcagctcctggccTGGCCTCCTACACGCACTTGTAGATGAGTCCTGCAACCTTCTTCTGAGTTTGTCAAACCAATCACAATCACACCATCATCAACCCCCTGCAGATGGATCTTGATCAGGAAGTCACTGACGAGGCCGATGCCCCTCCTGTCCAGCGCAACAACCATCAAGGCCGTTCCCGGAACCACAACCACCAAGAAAAGCGCTACAGACGCTGTGAGGCACCTCCTGGGAACAGCGGTGGCAGAGCAAGGATGCCACAGCAGCGGTCACCACAAGAGGAGTCAGGCACGGAGCTTCATCCTGGAGCTCCGGCAAACCAGCACCAACTGCCCCAGCCGATTCCTCGACCAGCAGTGACACGTTATCGCAGACAAGGGGACAGCGAGGCCCGGATCAGAGCCCAGCAACAGCGGCATAGGCAGAGGCAGCAAAGAGAGGCTGAGAGAGCACAACAGATAGCACAACAACAGGACAAGCGTCATCACAGGGAGATGAACCAGGAAGATGAACGGGAGAGGGATGATTCAGCGCTGGCCCGTTCTGCGAGCACCGAGAGCGGCttccacacccacacagaccgCGCTGAGGGTGACGACGGcttggtgatgatgtcatatgAGCCTGAGGCCCAGCCAGATGTGGAGGACGAGGTGGGGAACTATGGAGTCCAGCTAAGGCCTGAGGCAGAAGGGTACACTGAGAATGCCGAAGCTGAGCAACACCCACACCCCAACTATGTCCCCCAGCCGCCACCACTACCGCGTGAACCCCTGCCTGGTATCCAAAACCCACGCAGACAGGACGAAGCAGAGGACATGATGAATGCTGGCTACTCCAATTATGTCTACGCCCAGCCCCCCAGTCATGGCGGAAGACCGGACCTCTTGGTCGGTCAGAGCTTAGACGCTGGACTTACGGAGGAAGCGTACTCCGAGCCATACGACATATATTCACTATCGGAGCATGTTTACGAAGAGATCGGTGAAGTCCCGACGTCTTCTGATGTCGACAGAGCTGAAGACGCCGAGTCTATCCAGCAGAGAAGGGCCGGTTTCCAGCTGTTAGAAGGAAGGCTGGGGGAAGCGGACTACCAACAGCAGGATTCAGTGGGTTCCCGCCTGCGTCACTATGATGAACGCTCTGATGGTGAGTCAGACAGTCCAGAGAAAGAAGCCGAGTTTGCCCCGTACCCACGGGCTGACAGCTGCGACCAGGAGGAGGACGTCAGCAGCACTGTGACAGAGGTCAAAGAAAATCATAGCCCCCAGAGTCCCCACGGTTCCATAGAAGAAGTCATCGGGGAAGAAAATGAGCTCAAACAGGGAGAGGAAACATGCCAAGAGGAGCTTCAAACTGGTTCGGACAAGAACCAGCAAGGAGATGACAGAGGAAACGTGGCCGGTAAACAGCAGGCTGCGATTCCAACAGAAGAGTCTGTAGCAATTAGACACAATCAGCAGAAGAGGGATGCCATATCACTGGCCATCAAGGACATCAAGGAAGCCAtagaggaggtgaagaacagaACTGTGAGATCTCCCTACACACCTGATGAGCCTAAGGAGCCAATCTGGGTAATGAGGCAGGACCTTAGCCCAACTATAGAGTGTGACCTGCAACCAACGCTGGGAGGTGATGTGAGTAGAGCCGCATTGAACACGCTTTGTTAGATAAAACAGTCAGGATGAGAGTGAACaggtctatctatctatccataaGGTTGTTCACAAGGAGGCAGTAGGATTATATTGATTGATAACT is part of the Takifugu rubripes chromosome 21, fTakRub1.2, whole genome shotgun sequence genome and encodes:
- the apba1a gene encoding amyloid-beta A4 precursor protein-binding family A member 1; its protein translation is MDLDQEVTDEADAPPVQRNNHQGRSRNHNHQEKRYRRCEAPPGNSGGRARMPQQRSPQEESGTELHPGAPANQHQLPQPIPRPAVTRYRRQGDSEARIRAQQQRHRQRQQREAERAQQIAQQQDKRHHREMNQEDERERDDSALARSASTESGFHTHTDRAEGDDGLVMMSYEPEAQPDVEDEVGNYGVQLRPEAEGYTENAEAEQHPHPNYVPQPPPLPREPLPGIQNPRRQDEAEDMMNAGYSNYVYAQPPSHGGRPDLLVGQSLDAGLTEEAYSEPYDIYSLSEHVYEEIGEVPTSSDVDRAEDAESIQQRRAGFQLLEGRLGEADYQQQDSVGSRLRHYDERSDGESDSPEKEAEFAPYPRADSCDQEEDVSSTVTEVKENHSPQSPHGSIEEVIGEENELKQGEETCQEELQTGSDKNQQGDDRGNVAGKQQAAIPTEESVAIRHNQQKRDAISLAIKDIKEAIEEVKNRTVRSPYTPDEPKEPIWVMRQDLSPTIECDLQPTLGGDSPGSASPSPPGAESSRHLLQDDSFESSPSSKDSRKSLASFPTYVEVPGPCDPEDLIDGIIFAANYLGSTQLLSDKTPSKNIRMMQAQEAVSRIKTAQKVAQTKKASDGEPQPMTEVDLFISTQRIKVLNADSQETMMDHPLRTISYIADIGNIVVLMARRRMPRPDTQENEEASDPGQESRRQYKMICHVFESEDAQLIAQSIGQAFSVAYQEFLRANGINPEDLSQKEYSDLLNTQDMYNDDLIHFSKSENCKDVLIEKAKGEILGVVIVESGWGSILPTVIIANMMHAGPAERSGRLNIGDQIMSINGTSLVGLPLSTCQSIIKGLKNQSRIKLNIVRCPPVTTVLIRRPDLRYQLGFSVQNGIICSLMRGGIAERGGVRVGHRIIEINSQSVVATPHEKIVHILSNAVGEIHMKTMPAAMYRLLTAQEQPIYI